One segment of Dryobates pubescens isolate bDryPub1 chromosome 23, bDryPub1.pri, whole genome shotgun sequence DNA contains the following:
- the SMYD5 gene encoding histone-lysine N-trimethyltransferase SMYD5, which translates to MMAGTDPRGGVGGHLHEGRWVKKAEEEEEEEALPAPGGSERGSRRPKMAAAAGDVCGSVSGSRAGAGAGAGAGAGAGAAAEARFISSAKGKGLFATRNIRKGEIVFVERPVVSSQFLWNALYNYRACDHCLRALETAEENAQRLLGKSSLVLPHPEQCSIRKDLHQQCPRCQVTYCSAECRQAALEQYHQVLCLGPSRDDPTHPLNKLQEAWRNMHYPPETSSIMLMARMVATVRQAKDKEWWIKTFSQFCNKTANEEEEIVHKLLGDKFKGQLELLRLLFTEALYDEHLSRWFTPEGFRSLFALVGTNGQGIGTSSLSQWVHACDALELPLLQREELDAFIDQLYKDIEKESGEFLNCEGSGLYVLQSCCNHSCIPNAETSFPENNFLLHLTALEDIEAGEEICISYLDCCQRERSRHSRNKILRENYLFTCSCPKCLAQADDADVTSDEEEEGEGETDDAELEDEMTDV; encoded by the exons ATGATGGCGGGCACGGACCCCCGAGGAGGGGTCGGCGGCCATCTTCACGAGGGGCGGTGGGTGAAGAaggcggaggaggaggaagaggaagaggcgCTGCCCGCCCCCGGCGGGTCAGAGCGGGGAAGTCGCCGCCCGAAGATGGCCGCCGCGGCGGGGGACGTGTGCGGCTCCGTCTCGGGGAGccgcgccggggccggggccggagccggcgccggggctggggctggggctgcggcgGAGGCGCGGTTCATCAGCAGCGCCAAG GGGAAAGGCTTGTTCGCCACCAGGAACATCCGCAAAGGGGAAATCGTCTTCGTGGAGAGGCCGGTGGTGTCGTCCCAGTTCCTCTGGAacgctctgtacaactaccgaG cttgcgATCACTGCCTGCGGGCTCTGGAGACGGCGGAGGAGAACGCCCAGCggctgctggggaagagctcGCTGGTGCTGCCTCACCCCGAGCAGTGCAGCATCCGGAAAGACCTGCACCAGCAGTGCCCACGCTGCCAg GTAACCTACTGCAGCGCTgagtgcaggcaggctgctttgGAGCAGTACCACCAGGTCCTTTGCCTTGGCCCATCCCGTGATGACCCCACGCACCCCCTTAACAAGCTGCAGGAGGCATGGAG AAATATGCATTATCCACCAGAGACTTCCAGCATCATGTTGATGGCCCGGATGGTTGCCACTGTCAGACAG GCTAAAGACAAGGAATGGTGGATCAAGACCTTCTCCCAGTTCTGCAATAAGACAGcaaatgaggaggaggagattgtGCACAAACTGCTGGGGGATAAATTTAAG ggccagctggagctgctgcggTTGCTCTTCACGGAAGCCCTTTATGATGAACACCTCAGCAGG TGGTTCACTCCAGAAGGCTTTCGATCCCTCTTTGCCCTTGTTGGGACCAATGGCCAAGGCATAGGAACAAG CTCTCTGAGCCAGTGGGTGCACGCCTGCGACGcgctggagctgcccctgctgcagcggGAGGAGCTGGACGCCTTCATCGACCAGCtctacaaggacattgagaagg AGTCAGGGGAGTTCCTCAACTGCGAGGGATCAGGTCTCTAcgtgctccagagctgct GTAACCACAGCTGCATCCCCAATGCTGAGACATCCTTCCCAGAAAACAACTTCCTCCTGCATCTGACGGCTCTGGAGGACATTGAAGCAGGAGAG GAAATCTGCATCAGCTACTTGGACTGCTGTCAGAGGGAGCGCAGCAGACACAGCCGCAACAAGATACTCAG ggAGAACTACTTGTTTACCTGCTCGTGTCCCAAGTGCCTGGCGCAAGCTGACGATGCTGACGTGACGTCGGAcgaggaagaggagggtgaaGGGGAGACAGatgatgctgagctggaggaTGAGATGACTGATGTTTGA
- the LOC104308595 gene encoding homeobox protein not2 has product MGANSLGPAVSWRSGGPCKMKRVRTVFKPEQLERLEQEFLKQQYMVGTERVDLAATLHLTETQVKVWFQNRRIKWRKQSMEQKAAKLSQFGVIQPATADSTDIKDHEEDTVDVEL; this is encoded by the exons ATGGGGGCTAACTCGCTGGGCCCTGCTGTGTCCTGGAGGTCTGGAGGGCCCTGCAAGATGAAGAGGGTCCGGACGgtcttcaaaccagagcagctggagcggCTGGAGCAGGAGTTCCTCAAGCAGCAGTACATGGTGGGCACAGAGCGAGTAGACCTGGCTGCAACTCTGCATCTCACAGAGACTCAG GTGAAGGTCTGGTTCCAGAACAGGAGGATCAAatggaggaagcagagcatggagcagaaagcagcaaagctgtCACAGTTTGGGGTGATACAGCCTGCCACTGCGGACTCCACAGACATCAAGGACCATGAGGAGGACACTGTGGATGTTGAGCTTTGA